In Parasteatoda tepidariorum isolate YZ-2023 chromosome 2, CAS_Ptep_4.0, whole genome shotgun sequence, one DNA window encodes the following:
- the LOC107438052 gene encoding uncharacterized protein isoform X2 — MAHGLVLRMQDYVKKIDTRKENTATAQESAYVPVDESDASSVEVVQIIKSWLLVTKNSRNSKMEFLSLLRETLLFMLSSNWANCTKQNDLLHVFGNYHQKFSTIVNKAETIKNAVLQLSNDPWGNPFFQWTELALGKLTVADRKVQSYFSQEPEEIVLARVQSFVLHNNLPSALGLAKLSFLYHSRIKRNLAKPSKAIGSQIEDISCEGHASIDWYMTLLERKRSLSAIIKEVSRLNCHEGVEIICRLKRNKHFNSLILTLVQIFIMQDLIKPSKHCCTKNLFDLFCLIHKERNSNVKEVTESIEKIFAAHAPSSSHLYLLVDVMWEKFGAKFFSLYIEFCIRGLTADINYLEIAKNEDLHCDKSELEVHIAKMFAKLSTLFSFYDEAKRDCMFSAFILKPSKSRHKYLQHVNRIIQEKQLEASENSNFDLPFRDCTCNRICNGYCKVPTCDNTFEHPLLKKGIRNVPFSLVEDLVSVLESVRCLKFQYNVFNWKFAGPKIANYFKSSLRSRNSISSVDSSQAKNTLEKVCNEDNKSLMEVDVTKRLLSPNALVKRKNSSDNSKSDFLDVGANIEVHSDDSSSKRIKISLPPAKETPEDSVSSICNLKISDAIEKVIRSSLNSDKTSREQTFMSMAPALNEPYLNNTSCPINITDKMRHVINSNQSPCDNKSVRAGANLVTALQHSYVSKPSTDSPPLKQGLVRPSVVMKAENLSDKKYIQPYESSKHSLLKSSLLKPDLHHKSLKDLGVKSNLPYKSEQFSNNYLQKSLQNVQLKQTNQMIDRNSNDHGAINLSSTRHLDIPSSKPLLEMSHQYPLDLKCNKKFEVQKTNRAIGTSNESVSNQNIHYNNQLADRLSNTPSVEAKMVDRNSVIQHTMQHLDIKIPKNLTVSIISDRTKQNDTSNLPTFKLKVPNRNLPKHNFVPANLVINRPLPSTSSTNIVSDKTSTHDKQEMITIPGILAPKSVIKRSWEVPSVQNNVEFKKIIHTSSTTKKTYCHPYQKQPVPVKDEWPREFISKTEKVTKRETTYQIYKTKQMTDNVNTGKWKTVGDVINSVQSPVLLTNPQLLSRSSVQSPVSSTNPEVLSRNSAQSTVSSSNSQLLSMNLVQSATLPSNSQLLSMNSVQSAVTSSNSQLLPLSYQNSNNSRATSSFSNNIAVHKSHQSNTQTTMSDFDKPSHCSYSYKNDAVSVPNPLQSKPSYNVKDNFTTQSELEKRSGLPVIGTSLLKTSLTSQSPLVRKHNSQIMQLLDYTNSKALKGSNTSNISTTTGTSPGLSVSSSNLNQRFQSNLSNLGTSYSLASVLVEDDKGIVYKAAKSENTQGHNTSSRCCSPSEVNPCQNCSLPPKEINFNSASTNAQIFNSPSVNVNSANQIKYEVTDPDEERELSQNQLVLQCPSQEEYTACHICSMTCSVANYQFHLEKHHSFETMKKVGMSSNIAKKFDLYDLQSTSFDSLPHDRTKEVSNVDPVENKTVSIDLPPNQNNINTCMGIINNSFDQVYNYLDNVESSTVYSDDSAFKFSDMLQSHQNNNIIELENNNSASGALEEINLESSFIENNICGNGSSLDEMLDFLDNGTDITQASQPSESLGPDKGITPSTPENCISNPIYINQLGNKSKIKKKLYCKFCLKTKGKERKFSIRGSLYKHVKTFHPDTTINDCLGHLVHGLIPSNSSSSQSILKVPDNRIVVRQSFPIVRHERSETGEDTFNNFQQNVMERNNFPAHNNANQVSVIDSIRYEGQFDTKNTFSFPERKTKHRQSKCVYCGKLLTLIYMKQHIAKMHPNALSSNLSSNNASTSVPTEFKLSLSKTSDLTQENIDSNTCLSVSDALQTGEQCNSLLNVIQKQSDFVNSSLIPTPKFVTNNEEHLGQDLNLNNFSSNSTHIFYTCHLCQRPYTSQSFLTKHIKTYHGIDDMNESAKSNLSYNEISDSSKFSDTNNSEPNRSLLEMPYENIPNSYGDYNYLENRLDTNLMHGDKMDAGDGYRNSDIYNCDLSNSEYSTHYKHNISDLKQLLQSGQNEHDTPNSSAENKHEYSNPLHTTGYKINQSNFNLHSLNNSIDTEQNSDLKNVFVYNTPNINTSAEIINPALTSSCEINRDSNFPLCSLTNFVDAEQKADLKNVFEHNIPNLNTTPEIKDSDPLHTTDCKINEDSKFPICSPNHSVESKQDADLNNVSETTVNYNRLPRFTCPICQKTYSGKAYFRKHFKMKHNRIASDKELEAWQNFSVPIKSRIQQKRISGVPVNNISDVTDLLSAGARCNEKVMCKICMKEYSCRGNLKIHLKNIHNRMVSDKQLEEWQKLSDSMKGRVKKKIMSEPVNQYTRRLSLEVQKSNYSGISDLLSAEARSNEKVECKICKKEYSCRGNLKIHMKNVHNYRGQRQRIVEGNKKEVQCHICLKLLQNTSLKQHVQQVHGDGFLTDEQEAFTVSNVAALSALNYCDENVQHTLSNFGNSNVSNRSDSVTFSSGKSSTGCTENEPESLNLKDKASNYDCLNSLKKMADFGKADFSSFPSSNNLQEVTNVSSHKTSIETFNCTASKLGFDSRAVNDFDLQGEITNQNVADDRSDFDDFSLSDIPTSDDECTNLIENEILQKELMEIGTTSEWTLKNFQNCEDQNFTSLESNHSLEPISDVTDTSRNDISECKFSNNESKRLSVVENYPKSNIVSELSESCEPFKEVGPSLSVSTPEAAIEFNFVEGSNLDRKGEKLHCTYPLESCPKPDNVCAIQSSTDDEFSVPLEKFSDANSPQTISCSFSSNESKTNSNECRFCHKMFSTMKFLSKHLKIFHNIPFLKKQKSAKRKSNQDEKLSPPLLTHQTYELDTLPPSVENFQNSAISAIEDENKFVGVSDEVYNYSDSLPVDNTNQLNNCSDGSLMLNSTFPISTSNLEYSLKEVGGDFRLKQCNIRDTELACYSSFNDCKNEHMACPVSDRDIEHRSFKVSDYENECTSHPVSDSESNYALDPILDHENDCTTLVPYQKSHCISDRVSALETDYKSLLVSDHENECATYPVSEGQENIQDKISKAPILPCIIKVLKNEKNAIIYQIDKSKGDDSPSNSVNSKSKSSPGFHRYFIKHKKSNNSRNCRKKSNRSPYRSSLYSRQKTLMRRKSRALFTRRNKIFKRSRKKRDQPVVQTFKPSDVEIFLKNHKLPYVLLTPLDAKTLSQLNYNDCAVRLERCDILNIESPAHFHPGDVTELSFSNDSFMPNEAYNNIQINSVMKTRRNSAVQETTNLTVVLHKLQLDSNSSEVPLNNDFEISSYRSCVQSHIQLKECKVVLEKLPSDFVSCVQ; from the exons ttcaaagCTATTTTTCTCAAGAACCTGAAGAAATTGTTTTGGCCAGAGTTCAGTCATTTGTTTTGCACAATAATCTACCATCAGCTTTGGGTCTTGcaaaattgtcttttttgtACCATAGTCGAATTAAGAGGAATCTGGCGAAACCTAGTAAAGCAATTGGATCACAAATTGAAGATATTAGCTGCGAAGGTCATGCATCTATTGATTGGTATATGACACTTTTAGAAAGGAAGAGATCTCTTTCGGCCATTATTAAAGAA gtTAGCCGCCTGAATTGTCATGAAGGAGTTGAAATAATTTGCCgcctaaaaagaaataaacatttcaatagTTTGATTCTTACATTGGTGCAAATTTTTATCATGCAAGATTTGATCAAACCATCAAAACATTGCTGCACAAAG AacctttttgatttattttgcctGATCCATAAAGAACGGAATTCTAATGTAAAGGAAGTAACGGAGAGTATAGAAAAGATCTTTGCAGCTCATGCACCTAGCAGTTCTCATTTATACTTATTAGTTGATGTAATGTGGGAAAAA tttggAGCCAAATTCTTCTCATTATACATTGAATTCTGTATAAGAGGTTTAACAGCAGACATCAATTATCTGGAGATTGCAAAAAATGAAGATCTTCATTGTGATAAAAGTGAATTAGAAGTACACATAGCCAAAATGTTTGCTAAACTGTCTACGTTATTCAGCTTCTATGACGAAGCCAAACGAGATTGTATGTTCAGTGCCTTCATCCTAAAACCATCAAAATCTAGACATAAGTATTTGCAACACGTCAATAGGATTATACAAGAAAAACAGCTGGAAGCttctgaaaattctaatttcgaTTTGCCATTTAGAGACTGTACGTGCAACCGTATTTGTAATGGATACTGTAAAGTACCCACATGTGACAATACTTTTGAGCATCCACTTTTAAAAAAGGGCATTAGAAATGTCCCATTTTCTCTTGTTGAAGATTTAGTTAGTGTTTTGGAGAGTGTTCGTTGCTTAAAGTTTCAGTACAATGTATTTAATTGGAAATTTGCTGGACctaaaatagcaaattattttaaatcctcTTTAAGAAGTAGAAATAGTATTAGTAGTGTTGATAGCAGTCAAGCAAAAAACACCCTAGAAAAAGTTTGCAATGAagataataaatctttaatggAAGTGGATGTAACAAAAAGATTACTTTCACCTAATGCTCTTGTTAAGAGAAAAAACTCTTCAGATAATTCTAAGTCTGATTTTCTAGATGTTGGAGCTAACATTGAAGTTCACAGTGATGACAGTTCTagtaaaagaatcaaaatatcTTTACCGCCTGCAAAAGAGACTCCAGAAGATTCAGTGAGTTCCATTTGTAACCTTAAAATCAGTgatgcaatagaaaaagtaattagaTCATCTCTTAATAGTGACAAAACATCAAGAGAACAAACTTTTATGTCTATGGCACCTGCATTAAATGAGCCTTACTTAAATAATACAAGTTGTCCTATTAATATAACTGACAAAATGCGTCATGTTATTAATAGCAACCAAAGTCCGTGTGATAATAAAAGTGTCAGAGCGGGTGCTAATTTAGTAACAGCGTTGCAGCATAGTTATGTTTCCAAGCCTAGTACTGACTCTCCTCCTTTAAAGCAAGGTTTAGTTAGACCAAGTGTGGTGATGAAAGCAGAAAACTTAtctgacaaaaaatatattcaaccaTATGAATCATCTAaacattctttattaaaaagttctctGTTAAAACCAGACTTGCATCACAAATCATTAAAAGATTTGGGTGTCAAGTCAAATCTGCCATACAAAAGTGAACAGTTTAGTaacaattatttgcaaaaatcttTGCAGAATGTCCAGCTTAAACAAACAAACCAGATGATAGACAGAAATAGTAATGATCATGGTGCTATAAATTTAAGCTCAACAAGACACTTGGACATCCCATCTTCCAAACCATTGCTCGAGATGTCTCATCAATATCCTCTTGATCTGaagtgcaataaaaaatttgaagttcaGAAAACAAATAGAGCAATTGGGACTTCAAATGAGTCTGTATctaatcaaaatattcattataataatCAATTGGCAGATAGACTTTCAAATACACCATCTGTTGAAGCAAAAATGGTTGATAGAAATTCAGTAATTCAACACACAATGCAGCACTTAGatattaaaataccaaaaaatctGACTGTGTCTATCATTTCTGATAGGACAAAACAGAACGATACTTCAAATTTGCCAACTTTTAAGCTTAAAGTTCCAAACAGAAATTtaccaaaacacaattttgtcCCTGCCAACTTGGTGATTAATCGTCCACTTCCATCCACTTCTTcaacaaatattgtttcagATAAAACTTCTACTCATGATAAGCAAGAAATGATCACAATTCCTGGTATTCTTGCACCGAAGTCGGTGATAAAGCGATCTTGGGAGGTTCCATCTGTTCAGAATAacgttgaatttaaaaaaataattcacacaTCTTCTACTACTAAAAAGACATACTGCCATCCTTATCAGAAGCAACCAGTGCCGGTGAAAGATGAATGGCCTCGGGAGTTTATAagcaaaactgaaaaagttacaaaacGGGAAACAAcctatcaaatttataaaactaagcaAATGACAGATAATGTCAATACTGGAAAGTGGAAAACAGTGGGGGATGTCATTAACTCAGTTCAATCACCAGTTTTATTGACAAATCCTCAATTGCTATCTCGTAGCTCAGTTCAATCACCGGTATCATCAACGAATCCCGAAGTGTTGTCTCGTAACTCGGCTCAATCAACAGTTTCTTCATCAAATTCTCAATTGCTGTCCATGAACTTGGTTCAGTCAGCAACTTTGCCATCAAATTCTCAATTGTTATCCATGAACTCAGTTCAGTCAGCAGTTACATCATCAAATTCTCAACTGCTGCCTTTGTCATaccaaaattctaataattctaGAGCTACAAGTTCATTCTCAAATAACATAGCTGTTCATAAATCTCATCAGTCAAATACACAAACAACCATGTCTGATTTTGATAAACCTTCTCACTGTTcctattcttataaaaatgatgCTGTGTCTGTTCCTAATCCATTACAGTCTAAACCTTCTTATAATGTAAAAGACAATTTTACAACTCAATCCGAACTAGAAAAAAGGTCTGGCTTACCTGTTATTGGCACGTCTTTGTTAAAAACTTCACTCACATCTCAATCTCCTCTTGTTAGAAAACATAATTCACAAATAATGCAGTTACTTGATTACACAAACTCTAAAGCTTTAAAAGGCTCTAATACATCAAACATTTCAACTACTACTGGAACTTCACCTGGTTTATCTGTTAGTTCATCCAATTTAAATCAAAGGTTTCAAAGTAATTTATCAAATCTTGGTACTTCATATAGTTTGGCTTCTGTTTTAGTTGAAGATGACAAAGGTATTGTATACAAAGCAGCAAAATCAGAGAACACACAGGGACATAATACTTCAAGTAGGTGTTGTTCTCCATCAGAGGTTAATCCCTGCCAAAATTGTTCATTGCCTCcaaaggaaattaatttcaattctgcCAGTACAAATGCACAAATATTCAATTCTCCATCTGTTAATGTGAACTCTGCCAATCAG ATTAAATATGAAGTTACTGATCCTGATGAGGAGAGAGAATTAAGTCAAAACCAATTGGTACTCCAGTGTCCCTCTCAAGAAGAATATACTGCCTGCCACATATGTTCTATGACATGCTCTGTTGCTAATTACCAATTTCATCTTGAAAAGCATCACTcttttgaaacaatgaaaaaagtcgGGATGTCTtcaaatatagcaaaaaaatttgatttatatgatCTTCAGTCTACCTCATTTGACTCTTTGCCCCATGACCGTACCAAAGAAGTATCTAATGTTGATCCTGtcgaaaataaaactgttagtATAGATCTTCCTCCAaaccaaaataatataaacacttGTATGggtattataaataattccttTGATCAAgtctataattatttagataatgTTGAGAGTTCTACGGTTTACTCAGATGATTCAGCCTTCAAGTTTTCGGATATGCTGCAAagtcatcaaaataataatataattgagCTGGAAAACAATAATTCAGCTTCTGGAGCTTTAGAAGAAATTAACTTAGAAagttcttttattgaaaataatatttgtggCAATGGCAGTAGTCTGGATGAAATGTTGGATTTTCTAGATAATGGTACTGATATAACACAAGCTTCCCAACCTTCTGAATCACTTGGTCCTGATAAAGGTATTACTCCTAGTACACCTGAAAATTGTATATCAAAcccaatatatataaatcaattgGGTAATAAATCgaagattaaaaagaaactatattgtaaattttgtttgaaaaccaAGGGGAAGGAAAGAAAGTTTTCTATAAGAGGTTCCCTATATAAACATGTTAAAACCTTTCATCCAGACACAACTATAAATGATTGTTTGGGTCATTTGGTTCATGGTTTAATACCTTCTAATTCTTCATCTAGTCAGAGTATACTTAAAGTTCCAGACAATAGAATTGTTGTTCGTCAAAGTTTTCCAATAGTTAGACATGAAAGAAGTGAAACTGGagaagatacttttaataattttcagcaaaatgtTATGGAAAGGAATAATTTTCCTGCTCACAATAATGCAAATCAAGTTTCAGTTATAGATTCTATTAGATATGAAGGAcaatttgatacaaaaaatactttttcttttcctgAAAGAAAGACTAAACATCGTCAATCTAAATGTGTTTATTGTGGTAAATTGTTAACTCTCATATACATGAAGCAGCATATAGCAAAAATGCATCCCAATGCTTTGTCATCCAATCTTTCCTCAAATAATGCTAGCACTTCAGTAccaactgaatttaaattatctttatccAAGACATCTGATTTAActcaagaaaatattgattcaaaCACATGCTTATCTGTGTCTGATGCACTGCAAACTGGTGAACAAtgtaatagtttattaaatgttattcaaaAGCAGAGTGATTTTGTTAACTCTAGCTTAATTCCTACTCCTAAGTTTGTAACAAACAATGAAGAACACCTTGGACAAgacttgaatttaaataatttttcaagtaattctacgcatattttttacacttgtCATTTATGCCAGAGACCTTACACATCTCAATCGTTTCTAACTAAACATATTAAAACCTATCATGGAATTGATGATATGAATGAATctgcaaaaagtaatttgagCTATAATGAAATATCCGATTCAAGTAAATTTAGTGATACAAATAATTCTGAACCGAATCGATCTCTGTTGGAAATGCCCTATGAAAATATTCCAAACTCTTATGGTGATTATAATTACTTAGAAAATAGACTTGATACAAATTTAATGCATGGGGATAAAATGGATGCAGGTGATGGCTACagaaattcagatatttatAACTGTGATCTATCAAACTCTGAATATTCAACACATTATAAGCATAATATTTCTGATCTAAAACAGCTGCTACAATCTGGCCAAAACGAACATGACACTCCAAATTCAAGTGCAGAAAATAAACATGAATATTCAAACCCATTGCATACCACTGGTTACAAAATAAAccaatctaattttaatttgcattctttaaataattctatcgaTACTGAGCAAAATtcagatttgaaaaatgtttttgtatataATACTCCAAATATAAATACATCTGCAGAAATAATAAACCCAGCGCTTACCAGTAGCTGCGAAATAAATAGAGACTCAAATTTTCCTTTGTGTTCTTTAACTAATTTTGTAGATGCAGAGCAGAAGGccgatttaaaaaatgtgtttgaacacaatattccaaatttaaatacaactcCAGAAATTAAAGATTCAGACCCATTGCATACCACCgattgcaaaataaatgaagacTCAAAATTTCCCATATGTTCTCCAAATCATTCTGTGGAATCAAAGCAAGATGCAGATTTGAACAATGTGTCAGAAACGACTGTAAATTACAACCGTTTACCTAGGTTCACATGTCCTATTTGTCAGAAGACTTACTCTGGGAAAGCTTatttcagaaaacattttaaaatgaaacataacaGAATAGCATCGGATAAAGAGTTGGAGGCttggcaaaatttttctgttccAATTAAATCTAGAATTCAGCAGAAAAGAATAAGTGGTGTGCCTGTTAACAATATTTCTGATGTAACTGATCTGCTATCTGCTGGAGCACGTTGCAATGAAAAGGTTATGTGTAAAATTTGTATGAAGGAATATTCATGCAGGGGGaatctaaaaattcatttgaaaaatattcataacagGATGGTATCAGATAAACAGTTGGAAGAGTGGCAAAAGTTATCTGATTCAATGAAAGGTAGagttaagaagaaaattatgagTGAACCTGTTAACCAATATACTAGGAGATTATCTCTTGAAgttcaaaaaagtaattattctgGTATAAGTGACCTGCTATCTGCTGAAGCACGGTCCAATGAAAAAGTTGAgtgcaaaatttgtaaaaaagaatattcatgcAGAGGGAATctaaaaattcatatgaaaaatgtacataattATAGAGGCCAAAGGCAGAGGATTGTGgagggaaataaaaaagaagtgcAATGTCATATATGTTTAAAGCTTTTGCAGAACACATCATTAAAGCAACATGTTCAACAAGTGCATGGTGACGGTTTCCTAACTGATGAACAGGAGGCTTTCACTGTTTCAAATGTAGCAGCTCTGTCTGCTTTGAATTATTGTGACGAAAATGTTCAGCACACTCTATCTAATTTTGGTAATAGCAATGTTTCCAATAGATCTGATTCAGTGACATTCTCTTCTGGCAAATCAAGTACAGGCTGTACTGAAAATGAACCTGAAAGTTTAAACCTAAAAGACAAGGCATCCAATTATGATTGTCTAAACAGCTTGAAAAAAATGGCCGATTTTGGGAAAGCTGATTTTAGCTCTTTCCCATCTAGTAACAATTTGCAAGAAGTTACTAATGTCTCTAGTCATAAAACTTCAATTGAAACCTTCAATTGTACTGCATCAAAGCTGGGATTTGATTCAAGGGCAGTGAATGATTTTGATTTGCAAGGCGAAATAACTAATCAAAATGTGGCTGATGATCGAAGTGATTTTGATGACTTCTCTTTATCAGATATTCCTACTTCAGATGATGAATGTACAAATTTAATAGAGAATGAAATATTGCAGAAAGAGTTAATGGAGATTGGCACTACTTCTGAATggactttaaaaaactttcaaaattgtgaagatcaaaattttacttcattagaATCCAACCATAGTCTTGAGCCTATATCAGATGTAACAGATACAAGCAGAAATGATATAAGTGAgtgcaaattttcaaataatgaatcAAAACGACTTTCAGTAGTGGAAAATTATCCAAAAAGTAATATTGTATCTGAGTTGTCAGAGTCTTGTGAACCTTTTAAAGAAGTAGGTCCTTCCTTATCTGTTTCAACTCCTGAGGCAgctattgaatttaattttgttgaaggTTCAAATTTAGATCGCAAGGgagaaaaattacattgtaCATATCCTCTAGAAAGCTGTCCAAAACCTGATAATGTCTGTGCCATTCAAAGCTCTACTGATGATGAATTTAGTGTTCCTTTGGAAAAGTTTAGTGATGCTAATTCTCCCCAAACAATTAGTTGCAGCTTTTCCTCAAATgaatcaaaaacaaattctaatGAATGCAGATTTTGTCACAAAATGTTCAGCACCATGAAATTTCTGTCAAAGCATCTGAAAATTTTTCACAACATCCCATttctaaaaaagcaaaaatctgCGAAGCGTAAGTCTAATCAAGATGAAAAATTATCCCCACCCCTTTTGACTCACCAAACATATGAATTAGATACCCTGCCACCATCAGTGGAAAACTTCCAAAATTCTGCTATATCTGCAAttgaagatgaaaataaatttgttggtGTATCTGATGAAGTTTACAATTATAGTGATTCTTTACCTGTGGATAATACAAATCAATTGAATAACTGTTCAGATGGTTCTCTTATGCTCAATTCAACTTTTCCAATTAGCACATCCAATTTGGAATATAGTTTGAAAGAAGTTGGTGGTGATTTTAGGTTGAAACAATGTAATATCCGTGATACTGAGCTGGCCTGTTATTCCTCTTTTAATGATTGCAAAAATGAGCATATGGCTTGCCCTGTTTCTGATCGTGATATTGAGCATCGATCTTTTAAAGTTTCTGATTATGAAAATGAATGTACATCTCATCCTGTTTCTGATAGTGAAAGTAATTATGCACTTGATCCTATTTTAGATCATGAAAATGATTGTACAACTCTCGTTCCATATCAAAAAAGCCATTGTATATCTGATCGTGTTTCTGCTCTTGAAACTGATTACAAGTCTCTACTTGTTTCTGATCATGAAAATGAATGTGCAACTTATCCTGTTTCTGAAGGTCAAGAAAATAtacaagataaaatttctaaagctCCCATACTTCCATGTATCATAAAAGTGTTGAAAAATGAGAAGAATGccataatttatcaaattgacAAGTCCAAAGGAGATGATTCACCTTCAAACTCTGTTAATAGTAAATCAAAATCTAGTCCTGGATTTCACAGGTATTtcataaagcataaaaaatcaaataattcaaGGAACTGTAGAAAGAAGTCAAATAGAAGTCCCTATCGATCTAGCTTGTACAGTAGACAGAAAACATTAATGCGTCGTAAATCAAGAGCACTATTTACTAggaggaataaaattttcaagagaTCTCGAAAAAAGAGGGATCAACCTGTTGTTCAAACTTTTAAACCAAGtgatgttgaaatatttttgaaaaaccatAAACTACCATATGTTCTGCTGACACCATTAGATGCAAAAACTCTTTcccaattaaattataatgattgtGCTGTCAGACTAGAAAGATGTGATATTCTAAATATCGAGAGTCCGGCTCATTTCCATCCTGGTGACGTTACAGAGCTCTCATTTTCCAATGACAGTTTTATGCCTAATGAGGCATATAACAATATTCAAATCAATTCTGTGATGAAAACACGGCGAAACTCTGCTGTACAAGAAACCACCAATTTAACTGTTGTTCTTCACAAGTTACAATTGGACTCTAATTCAAGTGAGGTgcctttaaataatgattttgaaatttctagttACAGAAGTTGTGTGCAATCGCACATCCAACTCAAAGAATGTAAggttgttttagaaaaattaccatCTGATTTTGTCTCATGTGTACAGTAG